AGAGGCTGCGGATCATATCCGCCTATTCTATAGGAAGCAGGTGGGAAAATGACTACTATTTATTGGGTATCGAGTAGCGACGAGTTGGCGGCAGCCATTGGCCGGGCAGAACCTGGTTCTTCGATCTTGTTGGCAGACGGCGTTTACGAACGGAATGAAGACTATATCATTGAAGGCAAAGTAGGATCGGACACCGCAATATTAAGCATTCGCGCTGTAAATAAAGGAAAAGCGACGATCGCTGGAGAATCAAGTATACGCATCTTAAACTCTGCTTATGTAGAGGTATGGGGACTGCATTTCCAGGTCGAGCAGCGCGAATCTATCATTCTGGACGGTTCGCGGCATGTGAGGATTGCGCGGAATAGATTTGAGCCGCGACAGGTTGGGGCGGAGTATAGTCTGCTGTCAGTGCTGGGAAGCGGCAGCGGCTGGAACCGGATCGAACGCAACGAGTTCGGGCCAAAGGCCGACCTCGGACCTCTCGTTATTTTTGATGGCGACGGTGAACAAATCTCGCAGCATGATGTCATTGAATATAATTATTTTCATCATATAGGCCCGCGTGTCGTCAATGGGCTTGAAGCGATCCGGCTCGGCCTGTCCGGCATCTCTCTCTCGAACGGCTATATTACAATTCAACACAACCTGTTTGAAAATTGCGACGGAGAGCCCGAGATTATTTCGGTAAAAAGCTGCTATAATACAGTTCGGTACAACACGTTCCTTAACTCCGCCGGCCAAGTGACAGCGCGTCACGGACATGGAAATCGCTTTCATAATAATGTATTTATCGGCGATGGCGTGAAGGAAGAAATGGGCGGATTTCGCATTTACGGCAA
The window above is part of the Paenibacillus sp. FSL K6-0276 genome. Proteins encoded here:
- a CDS encoding polysaccharide lyase 6 family protein, whose protein sequence is MTTIYWVSSSDELAAAIGRAEPGSSILLADGVYERNEDYIIEGKVGSDTAILSIRAVNKGKATIAGESSIRILNSAYVEVWGLHFQVEQRESIILDGSRHVRIARNRFEPRQVGAEYSLLSVLGSGSGWNRIERNEFGPKADLGPLVIFDGDGEQISQHDVIEYNYFHHIGPRVVNGLEAIRLGLSGISLSNGYITIQHNLFENCDGEPEIISVKSCYNTVRYNTFLNSAGQVTARHGHGNRFHNNVFIGDGVKEEMGGFRIYGNDHHIFDNYMESLTLDALLIDGGNYDGGSDGYPEAPTQEELRKHWRVYRASVVNNTIVNCRHGITLGKRIPYAPEQCVIAYNRICGKEQPAIYEYRPSPAVCINNHKADVADIRCPAILTRIDVGPDSD